A segment of the Panacibacter ginsenosidivorans genome:
CACGGCAATATCATTGCCCTTGCCCTGCTTTTGCACCACAGCGTTTGAAGTTTTCTGTTCTTTGCTTTTTGCCTGTTGCTTTTCCTTTACGCGTTCCGGGTATTGGAGATCGAGTATTTTCTCCAGGACCGTGTCCAGCTGCCTGATATCCGCGTTATCCCCTTCGCCACTCTTCATGACATGCAGCATGTTTTCGAGGCGGTCCATATCAGGGTTTGATTCCGGGCGCTGTGGGTAGCTCTTGAACCGTCGTTCGTTACCCGCGTAACTGCGATCAGCAGTAGAAGACTTATTCATCGTCGCTTCCAGTTGCGCCAGCTTTTTCAATAAGTTTTGCTCCGCTGCTTTTGAACGGGAATCACTGCCATTACTGCCTTGTAATGCATCGTCGCCTGTCAAACCTTCCTGGTGATACTGACCGGCATATCGATCCGTCAGTGTTTTGATCTGGCGCAAACTGTATCTACCGGTATCTCCCGGAAATTTTAAATCCCGCATATCCTTTTCATAGGCTTCTTTTAATTTTTGCGAATCCTTTTGCGCCATGTCATAGAAACTCATTTTATTCAAACCCTTATCGGCTTTGAGTTTGGCGTCGGGTAACTTTGTGTTGAGCCCCGCTTTGGCGGCAAGCGTTGCTGACGGTTTTCCTTTACCGCCACCGAGTGCCCAGAACGCCATCGTCAAAAACGGCACGATCAAAACGGGCATCACGAGCAGGAACTTTCTTTTGCGTAAAACTTGTTGGGATTGTTCTTTCATCACACACCTCCTTCATCACTTTTATTTTTGTAATTGGTAATAGTCTTCGACTTTTTGCAGGCTGTCTTTTATACCGGGATGGGTTTTGACAATGCTGTCGTATTGCTTTTGACCGGTGCTGTCTTTTGCAAGACTGTCGAGATAGAGCTTGAACCTGTGAATACGGCTATAGAGTTCAACCGGGATCAACGCATTTGCCTGCGGGTGTTTCTCATCGGTTTTCTGAACCGGCAAATGCACCGGTTCAATTTTGATAGCTACATCCTGGGATGCGCGGAAAGGTGACAACAACAACCAGGTGCTATACAGCACGCATACGGCACAAAAGACGTACAGCAACCGGCGCTTCTTCGCAACCGGTAACGGGTTGATCTTCCTGTCCAGCCATTGCGCGCAACGCTTTTTTATCTTGTTGATGACCAACAGCCATTTACCCGCCAGCTTTTGCCTTGCCTGTACCGCCCGGTTGTAGGCTTTCGACTTTTTCATCGGTCACGGTTTTCTGTTTTCAAATCATGGTTATCGAGTATCTTCCATTTCTCCACCAAAAAGCCATGCGGATTGTTGTCACTCCGTTCCACATTCCGCAGATATCCCTCGCTGACGAGGTTACGGGTAATGATCGTCGTCGGGCGGATGATCTTTTCCTTTGCAAAACATTTGAAATAAAACGGGTAATTATTGATGTCCACCTGTACACTGTCAAAACTGATCTCCTGGCTGATATTGCCCGAGATCAAATTGACGTAATAGGCATTCTCTTTTAGTGCATCGTATTGCTGCTTGGCGGAGTTATCCGCGAGATAAAGGGCCTTCGTGATATTTGCCTGCACCACTTTTTCATCCGGATCAAGGGTGAAGAAATAGTAGTGAAACATCCGGACATGGTCCCTTGCCTCTACCGGCACATTTTCTTTTCTTTCGGACGCAAAGGCTTCGAGTATTTTGCCGTTCGCAAGTATGTAGATCTTCTGTTGCATCATCCGCACTGTTTGCTGCGATGCATACAACGCGTACACCGTGATCGTGAGACACGCAACGATCAGGAACAGCGAGAAGGTTTTAATATGCCTGAACGCCGTGTCTATATTTTTCATTTGTCTGAACATCCTTCACACATTTTCATTTTCACAATCCTATTTACCACCCACCTTACCCATATCATTGCCCAGGTCCCGCAAGAACTGTGTTCCTGCCGCACCCGTCATCGAAACGGCATCACCTGCAGCAGAGGAACTCATGTTCGTAGTCTTCACCAGCAATGCATTGTGCCCGCCTGCCTGCACGATCCAGTTCGCTACCGTTGGCACGGTGAAATAACTCACGATGCCGATGACCATAAAGATCAGGTAGCCTGCATCGGTGGAACTAAAGAAGGTATCACCGGTAGCCTGCACCTGGTCAATATCGATCTGCAGCATGTTCTCCTGTATCTTACTGAGTACCGTACCCAGGATGTTCGCCACGGGCAACCATAAAAAGATATTGATATAGCGCGCCAGCCAGCTCGTCAAGGTGTGCTGGAAACCGTCAAAAACCGACAATCCGAAAACCAGCGGCCCGAGGATCGAAAGGATTACGAGGATAAAGGTGCGGATCGTGTTGACGCAGAGCGCCGCCGCCTCGTAGAGGATGTCAAGCACGTCCGCCATCCATTGTTTAATCGCGTTGCGGAAATTATACGACGCCTTTGCCAGCGCAAACTTGATATCATTGCCGATCACATCGGTCCAGCTCTCATCATCGACGGTTTCCCCGGGGTACGTGTATTTGTACCATTTGTCATAGTCACCCGAACCCGTTTCACCAACATACATCTGCCAGTACTCGGTCTGTTTCACCGCTTCTTCTTTTTGCTGCAGGAGTGTGGCAACGGCTTTCTGAGAGTCCTCCAGCATCGCATTGGTACCGGATACCGTAGGTTCCATCACACCGCGGATCAACCCGATCACACCGCTGAAAAAACCAATTGCGATGCAGATCGCAAAGGGCCGCAGCAACGGATAAAAATCAATCGGCTCGGCATTGGCGAGCGAACGCCAGACCCTGGAAGCGATATACCACAAGGCCGCAAAGCCGGCGATACCACGACCCACATCAATGAGATTCTCACAGAGCGGGATCATTTCATCATAGATATTATCCAGTACCGATTGCATGCTGTGGATACCATCCGCAACAGCGCCGTCATCCTGCGCAAACAACAATACCGGCATACAAATCACTGCTATCGTACTGATAGCCTTTACACACATTTTCATACATCACTTATTTTGGAAGCCCGAACAATATTTTATTCTTCTCTATATTCCACCATTCATTTTTCCGTTGCGCTGCCAGCACGGAGGTACCGCCATTAAAATGTTGCAGGAACAGCAGTTTATCCTGCACTTCATTGTAGATGCGGTCAATACCTTCCAGTCTTTCTTCGTCACTCATCCGTAGCTGTTGCGCGGTAATGATTGTCAACAGGTCTTCTACATTTTTTGCACTCGCATCGAGCAGGTTGTTATATACCGTGCTCATATAATCCAGTTCTTCCGGCGAAAACATGTCTGATGCCTGGAAGTTCTTAACAGCATTGCCTGCCGTTTTTACGATCAGCGATTCGTAGTAAAAAATATCCGCAACGCGTTTATAATTTTTCACCACGGGATTTACTTCGAGCAGGCTGTTGAGGAAATCATTGTGCAGGTTGAAATTCCCTTCCGATATGTCTTTGATGGCGCCATAGCCATTGGACAGGATCTCATAGCCTTTATACATGTCACTCAGGATGCCTTTCAATTGCGCCAGCTTCTCAATATCCAGCAGCAATTGCTGTATCTCGTATTCCTGCGCCCTCGCTTTGAATGAGCCGGCGAAGAAACAAAGCGCAATTATCATCACGGTCCACTTTTTCATCACTCACTATTTGATATTGTATAACTTTTTCACCCTGTCCGTTTCACTCTGCTGTTTGATACGCTGGACAGATAACATTTGCGCCTGTTTGCTGAACGATTGTACAAACGCATATTTGTCCTGCAGCGAAGCATACATCACTTTGATGTTTTGCAGACGCTCATCATCGGTCATTTGCAGTTCACCATCCATTATAAATGTGGTGAGTTGATCGAGATCAGCCGCAGCGCCGTTGATGATATTGTTGTAAACACGTTGCAGGTATTCCTTTTCCGCATCCATAAAAAAATCATTCGCTAAAACCTGTGTCGTACCTGCTTTTGCAGCCGCCTCAATTTTGGTGGCCAGCACGACGGCATCTGCCACATAAAAAGAAGCTGCAATAACAGGGTTTACAATCTTCAGCGAATCAAAATGACCTTCATGCAAAAAGAAATCGCCGTGTTTAATGTCATTGATCGTATTGATCCCTTCCTTCGCGATACTGTATCCCTTTTCGAGGTAACCGGCATAGACCTTTAACGCACCGATCTGTTCCACGAGGTATTTGATCTGGGTCTTTTTCTGCTGGAACCATTCCGCAATTGTTTGCGCATGTAAGACCTGTACCGCGAAACACAAGAACAACAATATCATTATCCGCTTCATAAAATATTATATAAGCACTTATACATTTATTCCAGACCGTATAATTTCTTCACGACATCCACATCGCTTTGCTGTTTCGCCCTTTGCAAACTCATGATGATATTTTGCTGGTTGAACTGTCGCAGGTCGTCGAAGTTGGTATCAATATCTGCAGCGACATTGCTGATGATGGCGAGCCGCGCCGCGTCGCTCATTTGCGTTTCAAAAGAATTGATAACGATAAAGATCGCGTCTAGGTTTTTGATGCTTTGATCGAGTATGCCACTGTACACTTTTTCCATGTATGCGATCTCGTCCGCTGTAAAATTTTTATCCTGTTTGAACAGTGCAAATGCTTTCTCATATTCTGATACGATGAGCTTTTGTTTGTCAATGATCTCCTTTACCTTGTAGTAATAGCTGATAACAGCTTTTACTTTTCGCAACTCGTCAAAGTAATCCGCATACAAATCCTTTTGCTTGTCTACCCAATCCGTGATCTCATCCAGCTTCAGCTTCGACATTTCATTCTCGATCGTCTTCTGCGCATTCTGCAACCAGATCGTCTTTGTCTGCAAACGCTGGATCATCAGGTCCACCGCTTTGATGACCTTGATCACTGCCTCCCTGATGATCTGTATGATGGGAATAGCGGCGGCCTGTGTTTTTGCCACCGGCATGGCCGCAAGCATTAACACCAAACACAGCAACAACAACTTCTTTTTCATAACCTCATGCTTTTGCTATTTTCTGATAGGCATTATTGCCCAGCAGCATCATTTGTTTGACCGGGTGGAATGAACATTCGCGCCCGTGATTCAGTTCCACCAGTTGACGGGTGGCGGCATTGTACACCGCGTACCATTCTTCGTTTTCATGCGTCTGCGTGGCGGGTGCCGGGTTAAAAAGGTATTCTTTAACCACCGTTCTTTTTACCTGGTACAGTTCCGTTAGCAAATCGACCTGTTCGATGCGGATGATGTCCGTCTCCTTACTGAATTCAAATTGCCGTTCCCGCTGGTAAACACCTTCCATATACAGTACCCTGCTGACCTCGCGCAATGTCCTGTTGCAACCCAGCAGCCACATGCATTTTAGCTTTGTAAAAACATCCCATTTCATGATTTCTATTTTATGGTTGATAATTGTGTCATTTATTGTTAATATCCCTGATCAATGCCCTGATACCGTTTTCCACACTGCCCTGTTGCTGCGCATACTCCATTACTTTTACTCTTTCCTTTCCGTCGGTAGTGAACGCATAATATTCTTCGGGACAGAGCTCGTTCTTATACACTTTGGTGACCTGCCCGCCGAGGTCGATAAAGATTTCCCGGTTATCCTTATTCACCGATAACAAAATGGTCTTTGCTTTTTCGGACAACCCCAGTACATCCTGCAGCTTGTCAAACTTGTTCATGAACTTGCGCATGTCCATCAGTATCTTGATATCGGCGTTGTTGATGATGGCGTCCTTGATGATGGGTGAGCTGATGAGGTCATCGAGTTCCTGTGTAATGACACCGGGAATGCCATTGAATTTGCGGATCGTTTTGAAGGCATATCGTAAGAACTCCGCCATACCGCTTTTGGCGATGGCTTTCCACGCCTCATCGATCATCAGCACCTTTCTCTTGCCCGCCAGCTTGCGCATTTTGGAAATGAACATTTCTGTTATCGCCAGGGTCACCACCGGGAAAATGATCGGGTGGTCTTTACAGTTGTCCAGTTCAAAGACGCAAAAGGGCTGGTTTAAAATGTCCAGTTTCTCGGTGGCGTTGAGCAGGAAATCAAATTCACCGTTTTTGTAATAGGGACGCAGCACATACAGGAAATTATTGACATCAAAATCCCGGTCTTTTACATTGTGGCCTTTCAGCACTTCCAGGTAGTTGGTCTGCAGGTATTCATAGAAAGTATTGAAGCATGGAAATACATTTGTTGCTGACTGCAGGTAATCGTAATACCCGCTCAACGCGTTGGAGAGTGCGACGTATTCGCTACGGTTAAAGCTTTCATTTTCCTGCTTCCAGAGCGTAACCAGCAATGCTTTGAGACTTTCCTTTTTCTCGCTGTCCATAAAGTCCCCCGGCGGCAGGTAAAAGGGATTGAACTTGATCGGGTCTTTTTCTTCGTAGGTGAAATAATAACCACCCACCAGTTCACACAGCCCTTTGTAACTGCCACCGATATCCACCGTCACGCAATGCGCGCCCTGCTCATACAGCGAATGCAGGATATGATTTACCGTCATGCTTTTGCCCCCACCAGACGTCCCGCAAACGAGCATTCCCATGTTGGAAGTGATGCCCGCTTTGCGCGGCGCATCAAACATATCAAGGAAAACGGGTCGCCCGTTGAGCCGGTCACAAAAACGAATCCCATCCTTTGGCGGATCACTGCGGTAATTGGTTTCCAGGGCGAGGAAGCAACAGGCCTGTTCCGCGAAGGTGTCAAAGCAATCATTCGATGGAAAATCACCGGCGTTACCCGGCATACAGGCCCAGAACTGCTGCGGTGCACCGCTGACCTCCTGTTTGGCTACCGCATCGATCTGCGCCATGGCAGAAGACACTTTGTTCTTCAGGTCTTTCAACTCCACGGGATCATTGCTCCAGGCGATGATGTTGAAATGCGCCCTGACCGGCATCCGCTGCGCACCAATGGCTTCGTTCAGGAAATCATTGGTGGCATCACGTGAAATCGCATTTTCCCGCGAGTATGCGGATAGCGATTGCAACCGCAGCCTTTTACTTTCCAGTTTCTTTAAGGTCACCTGCGCATCCTCGATAAATATGAACTGGTTGTAGATATGATTGCAAAACAGCAGCAGCCCCATCGGTGCGGCAAACCCCAGCGGGAACCTTGTCCGGTCTGTAGAGTATTTGTCATAGGTCATGCGTGCACCGCAATGCGCCGGTAAATCCTGTACATCGGCCAGCGAATAGATCTGGCAGGACAGGTCGCCCACCCTGATCTCTTCCGCGAAACTCAGCTCTCTTAACACCTGTACTTCGCCGGGTGTATTCAGGTTGCAATACTTTTCGATAATGCCTGCTTGCTTTTTCGTACCTGCGAGTTCATTATCTTTTAGCCGCCGCAACTGCATAAACCCACTGTCTTTTAAGATCCTTTCAAATTGCCCGACCGTTTCGAGGAAATCATGCAGCAACTGCGGCTGGACCGTTTCCACCGGCACGATGGTTTTCTTCAGCAACCCGGAATACATGGATGTAACCGCTCTGCGGTTCGCCGGCTTCTTTGTCAGGTAAATAAAGCAGGAATGATGCAGGTAAGACCTGCCGTTGAAGTATCGTTGGCTGCTGTCCGCGAGGAAACCGCCACCGTTTGCCTGGCTCTTATACCTGTCTTGCGTATACCAATCCTGCTTATGAAAGATGCATTGCTTGGGCAACACCCGGATCGCCTTGATTAATGCCTGGTGGACCGCTTCATAGTCTTCCTCAGAAAGTGTGAAGATCTCCGGCAGCGTCACCTCAAACGCGACGGTGATATCTCCCTGCTTTGATAAAATGCAATCGTGTTCCACGCCCATAATGGGCAGTATGTCTTCCAGTGTTCTTTCCATCACTTATGCTTTCTTCACTAACTGAATAAATGTTTGTCTCGAATAGGACTTGATGACTGTTGGAACGGACCGGCGCGCTATTTTCTTCATGATCCCATGCTCACCATACGTACGGCTGGTGCGGTACACTTTGAAAAAAAGCAGCCCGGTGAGTAAGCCAACGACTGCGATACAGATAAATGGATTGATACCGATAATATATAGCGCCGCAAACAGTATCAGTAACAACAGCAGCCCACCGGCGAGGTACCAGATGTATTGTGCCTTCAGCCCGCGAAACTCAATGGGTTTGTTGATCCCTTTGTTGACCTGGTATACACTTGCCATAAACACCCGGTTTTATAATCCAAAGAAGCTGCGGAGCACTGTGGCCACGATCACGAGGAAAATACAACTCCCAAACCACGCCGCCGCCACGCGTCCCGTATCGGGCTCACCCGCATTCCACTTGTTATACACTTTCACAGCGCCGATCAACCCGACCACGGCCCCGATCGCATACATAAGGTTGGTTCCATCGTCGAAATATCCACGCACCATGTCATTGGCGTCCTGTATACCCTGGTTGCCGTCCTGCGCCAGTACTTTTGTCGTTGCTAAAACCGTCGCGATCATCACGCAGGCACACACGATGCCCTTTCTGCTTATAAAGCAGTTCGCTCTCCACTTTTTCATACTTCACTATGCTTTATTTGATTAAGCTCTTTCTATCGCCCTCGTGTAGTGCTTCCGGCAACCTCCCCGTGAGGGGAGGTGCGGAAGCTGCGCCACCACCCTTAACTCAACCACAACTTGTCTAGCTCACCGGCACGCAGGTGAATGGCGCACTTGTTCTTACATTCCACCATGATCACTGTATTAATCTCACGCTGATAACGTGTGTTATTCAATTGCGGGTAATCCTTTATGCGTTGCTGTAACCCAAAGCACAGCTCTTCTTTTACATAGCCTTTGTCGGCTGCCTGCATAATAAACGCTTTCACAGCTTCAGCCAGGTCATGAGCAAAAGGAATGAGGTTCTCATCTTCATCCTCACTGTTATCTTCCTGTTCTGTCGATGTTGATAAATCCGTATGGTGTGATGCCGCATTACGTACAACCGGCAACACCCATCTTTTTCTTTTGGCCAGCAACACTATCTCTTTGCGGTAGAATAATAGTAAGATGGAGCACTCATACAATACGGTAAGGATGACGATGATTTTCCAGTATTCACTCCAGGAGATTTGTTGTAACATGGCGTTTGATTTTCTTACACAAAGATGCCATGCTGCGAAAGGGCGTTTTCACACCGCGAACCGTATTCGGAAATATTTTTTTTGAAGGTGTTTTTGGGCTGTATGCTTGCGGTATGCTAACGAAATGAAGGGCAAATGGCTGGAATCGCCATACAGGTGTGGCATTATTAAAATAAATACACAACACGAACCGTATACGGTAATACTTTTTTGAAGGGCTCCCGAAGCATCGGAAGGGCAGTTTGACAGTTACCCGGGTCACTCTACGACCGAATCATAATAACTTTCCCCGGGTATTTTATTGCCATGCAAACCGTTCAGCATAGCGATCTGGCCGACATGGGTTGTCATGTCCAGGATAGGTCCCTGAAGCAGCTTTTTACTGGTATCTACGTCAATTGCTCTCAGTTGCAAAACAGTTGCTAAGTCCTCCAGGCCACGCAGCAATCGTTCCCGTTCTCCTTCAAAATCCAATGCGTTGGGGTAAGCTACATTGAAATGTCCTTCGGTAAGCAGCGACCGCGATTTGACTGCGAGATCGAACATGTGACGGATGATCTCATTCGGGGTCCTTGCAGGAGTGCTGATGGCAAAGTTGCCAAAATCCGCTTTTGAACCCATGGTAGCTTTGCTAAAGCGGTACGCGATCGCTTTGACAGCATGTACCAGCAGTTGATTTTGTATCTCCACAAAAAGAAAATTTTTTGCTTATTAAAGTATGCTGCCAGGCTAATCAAATTTCCTCATTCCATTTTTCAGGCCGGCCTCCCGCAGCATTGGATGTTATATTCAGGCCCATAATGAGAAATTCCACGTCTCCGTGTGCGTTGGGACAATGTTCTACGCCCTTTGGAACAATAAACATTTCATGGGGATAGAGTTCAACATTGCGATCCCGCAGCTGTATCGTAAGGTGTCCCTTATAAACAATAAAGAGTTCATCCTGGTCATCATGATGATGCCAGTTTATTTCGCCGGTACCTTTAGCCAGCTTGATCAGTTGCCCGTTGGCTTCACCAATGATCTTCTGGCTCCAGTATTTACTGATGGTTGATAATTCTTCCGGGATATTTACTTTTCCGGATGGAGTGCGTGCTGTTGTTACATTGTTGTGCATGGTATCATGTTTAATAGGTGAATCGTCTGGAAGGATAAGCTCTAGCAAAGCGATAGAGAGGTTCCGGTGCTGCAGCGGCAACTCCGGGGAATCGGGCGTAGTATAGTTTTCAATGAACCGGAAACCATAGCTTTTATAGTAGGAGATAATCTTGGCATTGTCCGCCCAGGTATCCATACGGATATATTTTCTTTTCTTTTCCCGGGCAAATTGTACTGCCCAGTCCAGGACTTTTTGAAATACCTGTTGCCCGCTGAATTGCCGGTTCAATACGATGCGGTGCAAATAAATGGCATCGGATTTTTCCATTGCTCTCCAGATCAGTGCGTCGGTATAGCAAATGCTGAATATGCAGACGATGACCCCTGAGCTGGTTATTTTGTATAAAAGCTCTTGCTCAATATCACTTTTTATAAAGGCTTTATCGTAACTGTTCCAGCCGGTATAATGATTCTTTTTTTGAAAAGCAATGGCTGCTTCAAAAAGCTGGCAAACGTCCTCCAGGTCATCCGGCGTTGCAGGCGTGATAAAATATTGCATAGCAGGTTTATTTGTTGTCATTTATTATTCAGGTTGCTGTGCTTTACGCTGTAGACAAAATAGATAATGATCCCTGCCACACTCCAGACAAGCAAGCGCACCCAGGTGGATGCATCGAGGCTGAACATCAGCAGGATATTAAAACCCAGCCCAAGACCAGCAACCAGGGGCAGGTACTTTACTTTATAAGGCCGGTGGAGGTCAGGCTGCTTTTTCCGCAGGACCAGCACCGCCGCACAAATCATGGCAAAGGCGAGCAACGTACCGATACTGGTCATTTTGGTCGCTTTCTCGATTGGCGTGACGGCAGCCACAAGTGATGCGATGGCACCAACGAGTACAGTGCTTTTCCAGGGCGTCTTAAAGTTGGGATGGATAGCCGCAAATAGTTTGGGTGGCAGCAGTCCGTCCCTGGCCATATTCAGGAATATCCGGGTTTGCGAGAGCAACATCACCAGCATCACAGAGACCAGGCCTATCACCGCGGCAATGGTGATCAGCAGGGATGCCCAGGCAAGGCCAACCGAACTGAACGCCGAAGCAACCGGCGCACCCAGGTCGAGGTCGGTATATTTTGTCATCCCGGTCAATACCAGCGAGACAAGAATATACAGCGTCGTGCAAACGATCAGCGAAAAGATAATGGCGAACGGAATATCTTTTGTCGGATTGACCGCTTCCTGTGACTGGGTGGAAACGGCATCAAATCCGATGAAGGCAAAGAAAACAATACCGGCAGCAGTCAGTACCCCTGACAGGCCATAATGACTGGCACCGGAACTGTCAACTACTTTGGCCGGGATAAAAGGTTGCCAGTTGTCAGTATTGATATAAGCGACCCCTGCTATCACGACAAATAAAACCGCCGCTACCTTCAGGGAAACAATAAGATTATTGGTCCGTGCGGACTCTTTTATGCCACGGACAAGGATATAGGTAACAACCCAGACGATGAGCGCGGCGGGAAGATTCAGGGAAAAGAGCGGGGGGACGGTGCCGGCTTTCAGGGCTGCTTCGCGGGCGGTAAAGGGGTCATTCAGCAACCAGGCAGGCAGGTTGGGAATACCCGCAAGCTTCAGTAGTTTACTAAAATACGTTGACCAGCTGACCGCAACAGTGGTGGCACCCATCATGTATTCAAGGATCAGGTTCCAGCCAATAAACCACGCAAAGAACTCGCCGATGGTACCATAGGAATAAGCATAGGCAGAGCCGGAAACTGGTAAAATGGAGGCAAACTCCGCATAGCAGAAAGCCGCAAATAAACAACCGGTTCCTGCCAGTACAAAGGAAAGTGCCAGGGCGGGTCCGGCATACTGGTTGGCCGCTACACCCGTCAACACAAAAATACCGCCGCCTATAACGGCCCCAACGCTAATTGCGGTGAGTTCCCATTTGCCCAGCGTTCTGTTTAACTGGCTTGTTTTGATGTCCTCGCGATAAGCCTCCAACGGCTTTTTTCTGAATAGTTTGCTGATATGCATGACCAGGGATTGGTTAAAAGGATAGTGCAAAGTCAACGGCAGCCTCTGCATGAAGCTGCGTTGTATTAAAAACGGGAACGGTGAAATATTCCTGCCCGATCAATAAGGGAATCTCCGTACAGC
Coding sequences within it:
- a CDS encoding TraG family conjugative transposon ATPase yields the protein MERTLEDILPIMGVEHDCILSKQGDITVAFEVTLPEIFTLSEEDYEAVHQALIKAIRVLPKQCIFHKQDWYTQDRYKSQANGGGFLADSSQRYFNGRSYLHHSCFIYLTKKPANRRAVTSMYSGLLKKTIVPVETVQPQLLHDFLETVGQFERILKDSGFMQLRRLKDNELAGTKKQAGIIEKYCNLNTPGEVQVLRELSFAEEIRVGDLSCQIYSLADVQDLPAHCGARMTYDKYSTDRTRFPLGFAAPMGLLLFCNHIYNQFIFIEDAQVTLKKLESKRLRLQSLSAYSRENAISRDATNDFLNEAIGAQRMPVRAHFNIIAWSNDPVELKDLKNKVSSAMAQIDAVAKQEVSGAPQQFWACMPGNAGDFPSNDCFDTFAEQACCFLALETNYRSDPPKDGIRFCDRLNGRPVFLDMFDAPRKAGITSNMGMLVCGTSGGGKSMTVNHILHSLYEQGAHCVTVDIGGSYKGLCELVGGYYFTYEEKDPIKFNPFYLPPGDFMDSEKKESLKALLVTLWKQENESFNRSEYVALSNALSGYYDYLQSATNVFPCFNTFYEYLQTNYLEVLKGHNVKDRDFDVNNFLYVLRPYYKNGEFDFLLNATEKLDILNQPFCVFELDNCKDHPIIFPVVTLAITEMFISKMRKLAGKRKVLMIDEAWKAIAKSGMAEFLRYAFKTIRKFNGIPGVITQELDDLISSPIIKDAIINNADIKILMDMRKFMNKFDKLQDVLGLSEKAKTILLSVNKDNREIFIDLGGQVTKVYKNELCPEEYYAFTTDGKERVKVMEYAQQQGSVENGIRALIRDINNK
- a CDS encoding GNAT family N-acetyltransferase, with the translated sequence MQYFITPATPDDLEDVCQLFEAAIAFQKKNHYTGWNSYDKAFIKSDIEQELLYKITSSGVIVCIFSICYTDALIWRAMEKSDAIYLHRIVLNRQFSGQQVFQKVLDWAVQFAREKKRKYIRMDTWADNAKIISYYKSYGFRFIENYTTPDSPELPLQHRNLSIALLELILPDDSPIKHDTMHNNVTTARTPSGKVNIPEELSTISKYWSQKIIGEANGQLIKLAKGTGEINWHHHDDQDELFIVYKGHLTIQLRDRNVELYPHEMFIVPKGVEHCPNAHGDVEFLIMGLNITSNAAGGRPEKWNEEI
- a CDS encoding conjugal transfer protein TraI; amino-acid sequence: MKKKLLLLCLVLMLAAMPVAKTQAAAIPIIQIIREAVIKVIKAVDLMIQRLQTKTIWLQNAQKTIENEMSKLKLDEITDWVDKQKDLYADYFDELRKVKAVISYYYKVKEIIDKQKLIVSEYEKAFALFKQDKNFTADEIAYMEKVYSGILDQSIKNLDAIFIVINSFETQMSDAARLAIISNVAADIDTNFDDLRQFNQQNIIMSLQRAKQQSDVDVVKKLYGLE
- the traJ gene encoding conjugative transposon protein TraJ — protein: MKMCVKAISTIAVICMPVLLFAQDDGAVADGIHSMQSVLDNIYDEMIPLCENLIDVGRGIAGFAALWYIASRVWRSLANAEPIDFYPLLRPFAICIAIGFFSGVIGLIRGVMEPTVSGTNAMLEDSQKAVATLLQQKEEAVKQTEYWQMYVGETGSGDYDKWYKYTYPGETVDDESWTDVIGNDIKFALAKASYNFRNAIKQWMADVLDILYEAAALCVNTIRTFILVILSILGPLVFGLSVFDGFQHTLTSWLARYINIFLWLPVANILGTVLSKIQENMLQIDIDQVQATGDTFFSSTDAGYLIFMVIGIVSYFTVPTVANWIVQAGGHNALLVKTTNMSSSAAGDAVSMTGAAGTQFLRDLGNDMGKVGGK
- a CDS encoding DUF4133 domain-containing protein, with translation MASVYQVNKGINKPIEFRGLKAQYIWYLAGGLLLLLILFAALYIIGINPFICIAVVGLLTGLLFFKVYRTSRTYGEHGIMKKIARRSVPTVIKSYSRQTFIQLVKKA
- the traK gene encoding conjugative transposon protein TraK encodes the protein MKNIDTAFRHIKTFSLFLIVACLTITVYALYASQQTVRMMQQKIYILANGKILEAFASERKENVPVEARDHVRMFHYYFFTLDPDEKVVQANITKALYLADNSAKQQYDALKENAYYVNLISGNISQEISFDSVQVDINNYPFYFKCFAKEKIIRPTTIITRNLVSEGYLRNVERSDNNPHGFLVEKWKILDNHDLKTENRDR
- the traM gene encoding conjugative transposon protein TraM, whose product is MKEQSQQVLRKRKFLLVMPVLIVPFLTMAFWALGGGKGKPSATLAAKAGLNTKLPDAKLKADKGLNKMSFYDMAQKDSQKLKEAYEKDMRDLKFPGDTGRYSLRQIKTLTDRYAGQYHQEGLTGDDALQGSNGSDSRSKAAEQNLLKKLAQLEATMNKSSTADRSYAGNERRFKSYPQRPESNPDMDRLENMLHVMKSGEGDNADIRQLDTVLEKILDLQYPERVKEKQQAKSKEQKTSNAVVQKQGKGNDIAVLGEAQTATGSGFYGIADNTVSVPSQHAIEAVVAETQTIVAGAVVKLRLLNDIAVNGNLIPKNSLVYGIGKLNGERLEVDITSITYNSVLYAVGMDVYDLDGLPGVYIPGAIGRTVAKQSANSSVQSMSLSTLDPSIEAQAATAGINAAKELFSKKVKLVRVTLKAGYKVLLKIKQ
- a CDS encoding TerB family tellurite resistance protein, which produces MKKWTVMIIALCFFAGSFKARAQEYEIQQLLLDIEKLAQLKGILSDMYKGYEILSNGYGAIKDISEGNFNLHNDFLNSLLEVNPVVKNYKRVADIFYYESLIVKTAGNAVKNFQASDMFSPEELDYMSTVYNNLLDASAKNVEDLLTIITAQQLRMSDEERLEGIDRIYNEVQDKLLFLQHFNGGTSVLAAQRKNEWWNIEKNKILFGLPK
- a CDS encoding DUF4134 domain-containing protein produces the protein MKKWRANCFISRKGIVCACVMIATVLATTKVLAQDGNQGIQDANDMVRGYFDDGTNLMYAIGAVVGLIGAVKVYNKWNAGEPDTGRVAAAWFGSCIFLVIVATVLRSFFGL